AATTACGTAAGGATCGCCATTTACGTTCATTAGCCCAATAAAAATAAAGCCTTTGTAAGGGATAGCATCGTTCCTGAGTCCATTTATGGTAGGTTTTACAATACGCTCCTCAACCCTTTTCATAAAATCCTGATTGGCGAACGGTACAGGCGACACAGCCCCCATACCTCCGGTATTTGGCCCGGTATCGCCTTCGCCTATGCGCTTGTAGTCCTTTGCCTCAGGGAGGATTATGTACGAGTGGCCATCGGTTAGCACAAAGACCGATAGCTCTATTCCGCTCAGGAACTCCTCAATCACAACCTTTTGGCTTGCAGCCCCAAATTTACCCGCAAAAAACTCCTGGAGGTTTGCGCATGCCTCGTCGTACGATGGCACAATAACCACTCCCTTTCCGGCTGCAAGGCCATCGGCCTTGAGAACGTATGGGGGATTTAGGGTTTTGAGAAAATCTTTGGCCTGGTTGAACTGCTCCGCTGTAAAGGTTTTATACTGAGCGGTTGGGATTCCATGTCGGAACATGAACTCCTTTGCAAAATCCTTGCTACCCTCAAGCATAGCACCTAATTTTTGAGGGCCAATTACCGGTATATGCTTAACGTTACTATCAGATAGGAAGGAATCGTGAATGCCCTGTACAAGAGGTTCTTCCGGGCCTACAATCACCATGTCAATTGCATTCTGAACACAAAAGCTCTTAACCTCATCAAAATTTAAAGGGTTAATAGCTACGTTCTGTCCGTGGTAGCCAGTACCGGGGTTGCCCGGGGCTATAAAGAGTTGTTCCAAAAGGGGACTTTGCGAAATTTTCCATGCCAAGGCGTGCTCACGGCCGCCAGAGCCAAGTAAAAGTACATTTAGTTTCTTATCCATCGTTCAAGGCAGGTGTTTGACTACAAAGGTAGTTATCGTTTTAAAATGGAAGGTGATTGGCGCAAAACAATTTTTTACTCAATGTTGTAA
This region of Tenuifilum sp. 4138str genomic DNA includes:
- the purD gene encoding phosphoribosylamine--glycine ligase — encoded protein: MDKKLNVLLLGSGGREHALAWKISQSPLLEQLFIAPGNPGTGYHGQNVAINPLNFDEVKSFCVQNAIDMVIVGPEEPLVQGIHDSFLSDSNVKHIPVIGPQKLGAMLEGSKDFAKEFMFRHGIPTAQYKTFTAEQFNQAKDFLKTLNPPYVLKADGLAAGKGVVIVPSYDEACANLQEFFAGKFGAASQKVVIEEFLSGIELSVFVLTDGHSYIILPEAKDYKRIGEGDTGPNTGGMGAVSPVPFANQDFMKRVEERIVKPTINGLRNDAIPYKGFIFIGLMNVNGDPYVIEYNVRMGDPETEVVMPRIKSDLLAALLACSQNRLSEASIEVDSQTATTVIVVSGGYPNSYEKGKEIATPASIPSNAILFHAGTSISNGKLVTAGGRVFACSALGNSIDQALEKSYTLAKAIKFDKLYYRNDIGNDLKKLQNQ